In the Tachyglossus aculeatus isolate mTacAcu1 chromosome 6, mTacAcu1.pri, whole genome shotgun sequence genome, CCTCCTTGAGCCCCTcaatcctcctcccccccaccccacctccctccctaacCCATGATGACCTCGCCAATTACTCTTTCAGTAAAGTTGAAGTCATTAGACATGAACTTCCCCAAATCTCTTTACACTCCCACAGCCCTCTACTGCTCCTTCCCAGGTGTTTCCCAAGAGACGATCGTTAAATTTACCCCCTCTGCACCTTTGACCCTCTCCCCTCCTAAATTTACTTGCCTGTactcttcccccaaccctcaccactatgttcaacctctcatcttcctctccaccttcaaacatgTGCTAGTCTcccacactttttaaaaaaagctctcTCTTTATCCCTCAGTCCCCTTCAGTTACTGCTCCATCTCCCTGTTCCCCACTCCTATCCACATTCCCAGAACAGGATATATCCACAtgttatgtacttggatctgtaccctttgggcatttggtaacctcccactctcagctccacagcacttaggtacatatctgtacattatTTGTTTAGAATAatctatttctccccctctagattgtaaacaggtaaaagtctcccaactctgttgtattatatgccCTCAAGTGCACAGTaccatgctctatacacagaaagcgctcaataaataatgacttATTGACCCTCTGCTTTAAAGTTGTCCACAGCTTCTTCAACTTCTTCAGTCTGGCTtttgaccccttcactccactcgACTGCTTTCGCCAAGGTTACCAATGATCTTAGAGGGAAGTACAAAGGCTCTACTACATCCTGATCCTTCTGGATTTCCACTGCTTTTGACACCTTGAACCACTCCAAACACTACCAGGACTCAGATTTACCACACAGTACCATTCTGGCTctgctcctacctctctgactctTCAGTTTTATTCACTGACTCCTCTATCTCTCATCCGTCTTAGATGGGCATCCCCCAAAGCCTCTGTTTTgggtcctctcctcttctcttattACACTCCCTCTCTGACGGAATTCATCTTCTCATGTGGCTTTAGCTACCCATTCTAGGTGAATGGTTCCCAAATTCCTGTCTtttgcatcaactatgcacttggatactcactccaccctcatcCTGACATCTAtgtgcttccctcatctgtacttagttttaatgtctttctctcccactggattgtaagccccttaaAGGTAAGGGACTtggtctaccaacactattattttttctgcacatagaaaacactcaataattgattggcCTTTTTCTCTAGccacccccaacctctcacctGATCTGCAATCCTGAATCTCCTCTTGCCCCCAGAGCATCTCAAATTGGATATCCTGCCAGTacttcaaactcaatatgtctcaAAGTaaactcttcaactttcccattccccatccccaccttggACTTTCTCATCTCAGTCAACAGCCCCCATCCCGAAAGCCTACAACCTGGATGCCATCCTTGACAATTCACTATCTTTTTGACAGCAGTCCCATACGCAACAAATAGTTATATGGAGACAAATCCACATATCAACTGATTTGTGCccagtccagtcaatcaatcaaggggatttattgagtgcttactacatgcaaagtgcTGAACTTAGAAGTCCACTGCTTGACTTTCCATTGGTGAACAATAAGCTGCATGATAAGAAATCTATCCCATAGATTTTCTAGGGGTGATGAAGATAAAACAACAGAGCAGCAATGGGGTCACTTCCTAACCTAATGCCCAGATTAATATCTCCCTCTGTTTTTCAGACCAAGACCTGCAAACACAATGCGAAAATCACTTGCTTCGAGTTTAACTTCCTGAGACCCAACTGTCTGTACTGTATTAGCAGCAGAGTGGAAGGCCACCAAAGCAAAGAGGCTAAACTCTGCATCAGGACTCAATTCAAGCCAATAGGTATGATGTTTTCATGGCACCAACCGGGCTGTTtcctagtcagaaggacctgagttctaatcctggctccaccacttagctgctgagtgaccttaggcaagtcccttcacttctcagtgcctcagttcactcatctgtaaaatgaggatcaagactgtgagctccatatgggacatggactgtgtctaacctgattatgttgtatctaccccagctcttagactactcatagtaagtgcttaacaaataccattttttaaaaagttgtcAGAATTCCAGTCCCTTTAGGATCTAAAAGTGGGAGCGCCCAGGGGAAATaggcaggggaggaaggaagggggagaaagaagaagagaatacaaagggagggaggaaagagaggaagggatatTGACCTTTGACACTTCATTTTCTACCATCCCCAGGACACCCAAGCAGCAGTGGCTGTGGTCATCTGGCCCAGACCAGCTGTTGCTGCTTCCCTCAAACAATGGTAGAGGCCAGAGAGAGTTCTGGCTTGAGTTGAGCTCAGCCTGTGGGTTACAGGGCTCTGGACTAACTGCGGCATTGCTTTGGTAGCCAACAAGCCAGATCGGCTTgtgagaagtcatgggttcaaaccccagctccactacttgtcagctgtgtgactttgggcaagtcacttaccttctctgtgcctcagttacctcatctgtaaaatggggattaagactgtgagccccccatgggacaacatgattaccatgcaacctccccagcgcttagaacagtgctttgtacatagtaaatgccattattattattattattattgttatcgattGGGGCAGCCCAAGCCCTCCAATTTGTGAAGCCGCTACAGCTGCTCTTGAGCTCTGCTTCTCATTGCACCAGACCTCCAGGACacgtttccccctcctccttcacctcccctctcccacttttctttccttcccgcatctccccattttcccctcttccctctcccctctttcaagatTGAGGCTGATGTGTTAGCTGTGGCAAAtgcagctttttttttcttcttttcaactCATAGTGTCTTGGTAAGGTCTGATTTTTTTCCAGACATACATCTGTCCCCAGAACACATGAAATAGACAAGGAGAATGACTTCAAATTTGGGGACtgtctagactgaaagtttgttgtgggcggggaatttgtccatttatttttatattttacttgttATATTGGGAGACCAAGGGCTTACtatagtgtcctgcacccagtaaacactctataaatacgattgactgactgactgacccaattcagcaacagtgagATTCAATAGGGGCAGGAATCCCAAGAAAGTTTGAGGAGGTTGTTATCCTGTGGAAGAACTCTTCAAATAAGAAATCCTAAATCAAGTTTTGTACCTGTCTGGGGCAAGCCGCTCCGGCTTTATTtatagaataaatgaattatttattaatgGTTTAAACTCCTAgactgcattttttttccaacagCCCAAGGCTCCAGAAAGGCTTTCAACTTTATAATTTGTGCAGCAAGCAGTTTCAAATGTCCTCAGCTAATTGTTATAGTAGGAGTGACcacatttatttaatgcttacttggTACAAtgcatgttttaagtgctgagggataTTACAAATGAGACATAAATCAaggtccctgtccttaaggagctgtTAGTTTACCAGGGGACATTAAACATGCAGCATGAAACAGTTACATAAACTTTGAATATTGCATTAGTACTAGGGAGATGGTGGTTAATAATCGGTGTTATTTACTGAGGGCATGCTGTGTGAACTGCACAAGcgcacagtctagtaggggagatagacactaaactCATtcgcagagaggaggaggaaggaaaaggaaatatgTTCATGTTTTAGGATTTAGGTAATGGGATCAAGGCAGCATGGCTTCCTGAAGTGGGTGGGTTTTAAGCAGTTTGGAAAATTAGGGAAGGAACGGGCAACATGGATGGGAACTGCGAGAAGAAGATTTGGGCTTCAAAAGGAGAAGTTCTGTGGAGAACCTGGCAATCTAACACTCCGTCAGGTAGGGTAAGGAAGGAGCCAGTCCAGAATTGCACaaccttcttctttttctcctcctcctcctcctccttcttctccttcttcttcttcttttgtgcttactatgggtcaagcactgctctaagcgctagggtagatacaggtcaatcaggacagacagagttcctgtcccccaggaagctcacagtctaagtaggaggaagaacaggttaattgaatccccattttacagatgaggaaactgagtcaccttGTCTGGAAACTTGGATTTTAGTCTTAGCTCTACTGCTGATTTTTTGAGGCTTTAATAGCtacaactgaataaatactactattaccagAGGTGCCCATTTTTTTTAtttgagaggaaggggtgaaaaggGGGGAGGAATTTTAGAGTGGGAGGGGATAGACTTCAGCTAAttgttcaaaaaatacaattttggGGTCCCTAAagcccattttgggtcttttgagCCCTGGTTGGAGTTGCACCACCCCCATTTCCCCCATGCAGCAGGTGGGCACTCATGATTCCTACCACTTATTTAACCTAGTCCTTGATTGGTTCTttggatcatcaccatcatcatcatcaatcgtatttattgagcgctatgtgcagagcactgtactaagtgcttgggaagtacaaattggcaacctatagagacagtccctacccaacagtgggctcacagtctaaaagggggagacagggaacaaaaccaaacatactaacaaaataaaataaataggatagatatgtacaagtaaaataaataaataaataaatagagtaataaatatgtacaaacatatcaatcaatgggactaacagtcaggcagtcagtcgtatttattgaaagcttcctgtgtgcagagcactgtactaagggcttggaagagtacactatgacaataaacagacacattccctaacagtGCCTCGCTACATACTAGAGATGCCCGTGAGAATGTGAGTTAATGTCTAAGGCCCctttagtgctcagtaagtactgattgattgatatgaggccTTACTTTTATGGGTAGGCAAGCCATTGCCCAAATCATGTGGTCAGCCCAAGGATACCCTTTGAGGTTTGGGGACACAGATAGGAGGCATGAAATGTTTATCTCAAATATAATCTCTTGACACCATCTCACTGGCccttttgtgggctgggaatgcatctactaactctgatgtactctcccaagcacattgcACAGTGCCcttcatatagtaaacacttaataaatagggaagcagtgtggcctagtggacagagcacaggcccgggagtcagaggacatgggttcaattctggctctgccacttgtctgctgtgtgtccttgagcaaatcacataacttctctttgtcatctgtaaaatggagctcaacactgtgagctctatattgaacagggaccgtgtccaacctgattagtttttatctaccccagtgcttagtaattaattaattaataagggtatttgttaagagcttgttgtgtgccaggcgctgtactaagtacttgggtggatacaagcaaatcgggttgcacacagtccctggcctatgtggggctcacagtcttaatcctcattttacagatgaggaaactgaagcacagagaagtgaagtgacttgcccaaggtcacacagcagacaagtggcggagctggaattagaacccatgactttctgactctcaggcctgtgctctatctactagagcaCTATCCACTAGAGTAAGGCTCTAtgccttagtaaagtgcctggaatatggtaagtgcttaacaaatgacattataaaactaccactgattgacatatCAAGGGGAGCTAGCTTAGGTTACTTAGGTTCTCAGAACAAGAGAGTACTTGTTtttaagtacatatatatatatgtatatatgtcctgtatatatgtatatatgtttgtacatatttattactctatttattttacttgtacatatctattctatttattttattttgttagtatgtttggttttgttctctgtctcccccttttagagtgtgagcccactgttgggtagggactgtctctatatgttgccaacttgtacttcccaagcgcttagtacagtgctctgcacacagtaagcgctcaataaatacgattgattgattgattgattaagggcttgCAGCTGAAAGAAACCAAACTCACGGAAATGCTTTGGTTCAAAGAGAACTGTCATTGTCCCTTCAACTTATCCAGCCAGTGATTGGATGGGGAAAGGTGCGGTGCTACTACACTGAGTCTGCTGATGGATTTTCAAATATCTCTTTTtcgggggttggtgggggggctttattttattcattcattcattcattcattcactcactagtatttattgagcgcttactgtgtgcagagcactgtactaagcccttgggaagtacaagttggcaacatatagagatagtccctacccaacagcgggctcacagtctagaagggggagacagacaacaaaacatattaacaaaataaaataaatagaatagtaattatgtacaagtaaaataaatagagtaataaatctgtacaaacatatatacaggtgctgtggggaggggaaggaggtagggtgggggggatggggagttgggggtgatggggagtgggTCTCTGCTCCTACAGTCCCACTTTCTAGTCACAAAAATAATaacagacttggacttcccaagcgctgagtccagtgctctgcacatagtaaacactcaataaaaatgattgaatgaatgaatgaattttaacacTTTGCAGGCTTGGAATGGCTTGTCATAATTGTACTGACGATCCTGGTAGTGGTGGTGCTGTTGGGGTGgatcatcttcttcttcctcaaGCGCTATGTGCATCCATGCCGAGCCGAAGCCGAGATTCCCAGAATATTGGTGAGTGCAGCTGAATCCCTGGCCCTTTCAGTGGCAAATGGcaactcacttaataataataataataatgataataataataataataataatgataataataacaacaataatggcatttgttaagcgcttgctatgtgcagtgcactgttgtaagctcaggggaggatacaaggtgatcaggttgtcccatgtggggctcacaatcttaacccccattttacagatgaggtaactggggcacagagaagttaagtgacttgcccaaagtcacacagctgacaagtggtggagcagggactagaacccgtgacctctgactcccaagcccgggctctttccactgagccatgctgcttcttcacacttcacttctgtgtgcctcagttccctcatcagaagcagcatggctcagtggaaagagcctgggcgtgggagtcaaaggtcacgggttctaatccctgctccaccacttgtcagctgtgtgactttggacaagtcacaacttctctgggccttagttacccatctgtaaaatggggagtaagactgtgagccccacgtgggacaacctgatcaccttgtatctaccccagctcttagaacagtgctttgcacatagtaagtgcataataaataccatcattattattacctgtaaaatggggattgacaatgagttcccagtgcttagcacagtgcctgacacatagtaagcatttaacaaataccattgaaaaaagtgTTCCAGGTGCCCTGCCAAAAACACTTTGCTGACTATCCTTCAGTAACCAGCTCATCGCCTTGAACAAATGCACAATTTTCCCAGGCAAGACTCAAGTCTAGCTCCTTGAAAAGTGGAGGGATCCGCATATCCCCACACATGGGGGCTTTGATCAATATCCATCCTTCCAGATAACTAATGTATTGGGGAAGTCATTGAATCAGTCCACTTAATTTcctaggattttttttctctttcagatTTTAATGCTCTATGATTCAAAGGGTGGATTTACAGATGATCTGTAAAGGGTAAAAATGCTTTTTGGAAATTTATCAGGAGCTTTTCATACTAGTGAAAGACTCTCTGTTCTATTATCTCCTTAAGTCAATaagtataagtgcttagtacagtgatctgcacacagtaagtactcaataaataccactgatgatgataaatgctttCTGGACTCCTGGCAATGTTCAGTCAATTGGAATTCTGGGTGTCCACATGCAAAGGCAGCAGAATCTGACATTTTTAGTGCTGGACAGAGAATCAGGGTTTTTTGCCCTGCTGTGTAACTGGAGGCAGATAATATTAGCAACCTGAGGTCACgctacccatctgtaaaacaggaatcaaTGTTCCTTCACTTTCCCCTATTTGTGGAactactgcctagtggaaagagcacagatctgggagttataggacttggtttctagtcttggctccaccacttgtctgctgtgtgaccttgggcctcagttattctgcctgttacctcatctgtaaaatggggattaagaccgtgagcactatgtgggacagggactgtgtccaaaccgattatcttgtatctatcccagcacttagtttggtacatggcacacagtaagctctcatcaagtaccacaattattattataataataacaagaataacacTATGAAAGAATACTTTTGAGCTCCTTGTTAGAATTATGAGGTCTCTCATGGCAACATTAGGTAGGGTAGAAGACCTGAAAATTTGGGATTGGCTACTCTCAGCCCCAGCTCCTTTGACAAGGATAGAGGCACACAGAAATCTTTCTCTTACTCTTCCAATCCTCCCAACCAAATGAGGGGCAAGTGACAACAGGTTTTGAAATGGACAGGAAtccgcatttattcattcattcattcagtcgtatttattgagcgcttactgtgtgcagagcactgtactaagcgcttgggaagtacaagtcggcaacatatagagacggtccctatccaacaatgggctcacagtctagaagggggagacagaaaagacaaaacatgtagacaggtgtcaaaactgtaaggataaatagaattatagctatatgcatgtcattaacaaaataaatagaacagtaaatatgtacaagtaaaatgaatagagtaataaatctgtacaaatatatacaagtgctgtggggatgggaaggaggtagggcgggggggatggggaggaggagaggaaaaaggggactcagtctgggaaggcctcctgaaggaggtgagctctcagtagggctttgaagagaggaagagaattagtttggcagatgtgtggagggaggccattccaggccaggggaaggacgtgggccgggggtcgacagcaggacaggtgagaatgaggcacagtgaggaggtgagcaaccgaggagtggagggtgtgggctgggctggagatggagagaagggaggtgaagtaggagggggcgaggggatggagagccttgaagctgagagtgaggcatttttgcttgattcaaaattGATTGCATTTAGATTGCATTTAGAGTACTTCAAGGAGATGGTTGGATGACTTAGCATTTTGCACTACCTGAACTTGAAGCAAACTTGGAAAAGACACAGAAGAAAATGACTAGGTGTGCAAGACAGGAATCCTGGCTTGCTTACTCACCCAGAACCTCAGCATTGTTCGATAATTCCCTCTCATCAGCATTTTATGTCTTCAGTTGATACCAGCCTTAAGATGTATCTTCATGTTCTTCTGAGATCTGCccaattctccttctcctccaccattCCTTGCAATAAGTGCTGGAGAACCTAAGGATAAATAAGTTAACAGGAGCATCTGGTGACTAAGTTTCACAGAATTGTAGCAGcccagtcttgtacatatttattactctatttatttatttacttattttacttgtacatatctattccattaattttatttcgttagtatgtttggttttgttctctgtctcccccttttagactgtgagcccactggtgggtagggactgtctctatatgttgccaacttgtacttcccaagctctcagtacagtgctctgcacacagtaagtgctcaataaatatgattgattaattgattggcagagCAACTACCTTAGGCTATTTCATTGCTTTTGCTgctactgttcaatcaatcaatcagtcaaccaatggtatttattgagcacttactatgtgcagagcactatactaagcaagagTTTACACAACTGTTGCTTTTGTTTCCAGGCAACTTTCAAAGAAGAACTAAATGCAGACCTGCCCTATGAGGAACCTGAAGTAGAAGCGAATTCAATTTTTCTGCTCTCTCCAATTGAGATCATCTCGGCCAGAGAAGGTACAACCAAGCGACCAAGTTCCCCAACCCAGGAGCTCTCAGGAATCTACAAGGCCGACGATGGGGCTGAAGACTATCAGAATAATGGGGTCGATCCAGGCTACTCGGAGGCCTCTTCCAGGAAGACGGATAGCTCAGAAGCTCTAGATTTTGAAGCTTCCCTGGAGGCACCAAACTCGGCAATCAGTGGCCATCTTAGGCATTTCCATTGTTTTTCCCCACAGCAGTGTCCAGTCAGGGAAGCGAACAGCCTCCACCCGTGGGCCAGACCCCTAGACGTGACGACGAAAGAGGCCTCCAGAGATGAAAGGGATCACTGGGCCGAACCAACCTGGCGTAATATCCCTCTGGCTTCTGTGAAATTGCAAGGAGGTCAGGAGGCTGGCGACTGCCTTGGGCCTCTGAGAAAACTGTGTGAGACTGAGGCTAATGGGTCCGTGTCAACCCAGGAAAGCTTAGAAGCTGTGGAACAGGACCCTAGCAAGTCACTACCCGCGGGCTGTGACCAGCCTGGCCTGCCAAATTTGCCAAGTAATCCCATAGCCAGATCAGCCCCAAATGGCTGCAAGGCTGAAATactggctccctccagctatcatccTCACTATCTCCCCTTACTGAACAGGAAAGATTCAGGTTCAGGGGCTAAAGGGAGGCTATGCTTTGCCTAATATGATATATTCATCCCCCTGGCTCTGAAGTCCATCTCCCcccactataagctcactgtgggcagggaatttatctgtttattgctgtgttgtaccctcccaaacactcagtacagtgctttacacgcggtaagcactcaataaatatgattgactgattgattgaatgaatgaatgaatgcatgcattccGAGCTTGATTTTAGTTCTGTAAAACTTCACTCTCTTATTCTTCATAGCATTGAGTAATGATGAGGGAAAACACAATATTGcttttcctgctttttttttttttttgcttttgaagGCAATTATGGCCTAATTCAGAGAGAAATGCAAAACAATGAATCAAGCACAGTAACTCCGAGGACTAAGAGCCAGATCTGTTTCATAGATTTTTGTACAATGTCTAACATGACAATACAAGTCTGGAGATTACCAGATATCTGGGGTAATTGCCCTTCTCTCTCATAGGTACGAATAAAAACTGAGGGATCGCTGACTCTTCAGAAATTTTTCCAGTCGTCAGTTGAAACAGATAGTATAACTTTCCCCACATAACTTCATGGGGAGTCATTTCTGAACTTCGAAATCAGGTGTGGGCAACTTGTCACCTCCAACACATAAAAGCCACAAACCTCTGGGTGAGGTAGGCATGAGTGTGTTATTGTGTAGCTTTTCTCCAGGTCTCTTCTGGTGGTAAAGAATGTTCAATCTCTCCCAGGGTGGCAGCTAGGATGATAAAGGTACAAAGATGCCCTCAGTTTGAGTCAGCTATGGTTGTTTGTGGTCCTTTGTATCAAGGCCAGGGTGTCATTTGTGGTACTGCTTTCTTTCCTATTGACTGATAAACTCTTGCTGGGTAGAGTTCGCAATCCATGCTttcatacttttccaagtacttagcatgGTGCATTCCTCTCagaaaagcagtttggcctaatggaaagagcatgggctttggatttagGACAACTGGGTTTTAATGtgggctttgccaattgtctgctgtgtgatttggggctcctgttctccctcccacttagacagtgagtcccaagtgggacaggaactgtgtccggtctgattatccctagtgctaagtacaatgcttggcacatggtaagcacatcatcattattattatcattattattatcattagcacacGCACTAAATATCat is a window encoding:
- the LOC119929975 gene encoding interferon gamma receptor 1-like, which produces MRDQGQTEVVLGRGAVMGRALSMLLFIVIQPLLKGKLPPPRNVSLISENFNYFLLWESDLSAGNDVHYEADIISYGRRNMTKMEGSKEIVSGSSWKCQLHLPDIHGLYWVRVRMVCGTRVSNWTLSNELQPYRDTILGPPLLSLKLNNLQLQVTVSLPLTSYRRKDGSFKSVEDVKVNVEYKVVLCEVDTLICTTKTCKHNAKITCFEFNFLRPNCLYCISSRVEGHQSKEAKLCIRTQFKPIGLEWLVIIVLTILVVVVLLGWIIFFFLKRYVHPCRAEAEIPRILATFKEELNADLPYEEPEVEANSIFLLSPIEIISAREGTTKRPSSPTQELSGIYKADDGAEDYQNNGVDPGYSEASSRKTDSSEALDFEASLEAPNSAISGHLRHFHCFSPQQCPVREANSLHPWARPLDVTTKEASRDERDHWAEPTWRNIPLASVKLQGGQEAGDCLGPLRKLCETEANGSVSTQESLEAVEQDPSKSLPAGCDQPGLPNLPSNPIARSAPNGCKAEILAPSSYHPHYLPLLNRKDSGSGAKGRLCFA